In Chloroflexota bacterium, the following are encoded in one genomic region:
- a CDS encoding SpoIID/LytB domain-containing protein: MPRRALVAAGLAVLIALAGGLPAWVAPTVAASCSSWTSQSVPPTTIRVFRHVTGAVETVDFRAYTKNVLSREWIGSWTTESMRSGALAVKHYAWYQVLHWRGWINSAGACFDVRDDTYDQVYDPTKATWSSAAAAVDATWGTRVLRNGSIFPTYYNAGSPYEACGVNTTGWKLWQWGSQACGLAGKTAAQIMLIYYYPGVTVSGAPAASSSPVPSPSPSPAPTPPPAPTDTPVPGSATPSATPASTPSPTVTPPPAPTAAPTPTPMPTPPPTQQLPGGGQTGVVGAAAPPPPPAVDPSPVVVQAGDPTALAAFAHGTATDIAGFVTEVDGPDRRLAGFRSQWGAAAERLLTSLTRGFAAHGGLVLRFPGAS, translated from the coding sequence GTGCCACGACGTGCCCTCGTCGCAGCCGGACTGGCTGTGCTCATTGCGCTCGCCGGTGGCCTGCCCGCCTGGGTGGCGCCCACCGTTGCTGCGTCGTGCTCGAGCTGGACCTCGCAATCGGTTCCGCCGACGACGATTCGCGTCTTCCGGCACGTGACCGGCGCCGTCGAGACCGTCGACTTTCGGGCCTACACCAAGAACGTTCTGTCGCGCGAGTGGATCGGATCCTGGACCACCGAGTCAATGCGCTCTGGCGCACTGGCGGTCAAGCACTACGCCTGGTACCAGGTGCTGCACTGGCGCGGTTGGATCAACAGCGCGGGTGCCTGCTTCGACGTGCGGGACGACACCTACGACCAGGTCTATGACCCGACCAAGGCGACATGGAGCAGCGCCGCCGCCGCCGTGGACGCGACCTGGGGCACGCGCGTGCTCCGGAACGGGTCCATCTTCCCGACCTATTACAACGCCGGCAGCCCCTACGAGGCGTGCGGCGTGAACACCACCGGCTGGAAGCTGTGGCAATGGGGCTCGCAGGCCTGCGGACTGGCCGGCAAGACCGCCGCCCAGATCATGCTCATCTACTATTACCCGGGCGTGACCGTCAGCGGGGCCCCCGCGGCCAGCTCGTCGCCGGTCCCCTCACCCAGCCCGAGCCCTGCCCCCACGCCACCTCCCGCTCCGACCGACACGCCGGTGCCGGGGTCAGCCACGCCGTCTGCGACGCCAGCATCCACGCCGTCACCAACGGTCACACCGCCGCCCGCGCCGACCGCCGCGCCAACTCCCACGCCGATGCCGACCCCACCGCCCACCCAGCAGCTGCCCGGCGGCGGGCAGACTGGCGTGGTGGGTGCCGCGGCTCCCCCTCCGCCGCCCGCGGTCGATCCCTCGCCGGTCGTCGTGCAGGCCGGAGATCCGACCGCGCTGGCCGCATTCGCTCACGGAACGGCAACCGACATCGCCGGCTTCGTGACCGAGGTCGACGGGCCGGATCGGCGCCTGGCCGGCTTCCGCTCGCAATGGGGGGCCGCTGCCGAGCGCCTCCTGACCTCACTCACCCGTGGCTTTGCCGCACACGGCGGGCTCGTGCTCAGGTTCCCGGGCGCATCCTAG
- a CDS encoding 5'-3' exonuclease H3TH domain-containing protein, translating to MKLHLVDATFELFRAYYSRPEEHGPDGRPVNAVRGLIESMLSLLREDDLTHVAAATDHVIESWRNDVYPTYKSSAGMDPLLLAQFDDAERALRALGITTWAMVEDEADDAIATGVARFGDDPRIGQVVICSVDKDLSQCVRGERVVLRDRMRTITYDEEGVVAKFGVHPESIPDYLALVGDSSDGYPGLPGWGSKSAAAVLARFHHLEAIPASPLEWGVPLRNAVRLAATLQQQRADAFLYRRLATLNADAAVTGDLDSLAWGGVPREEFIGLCDELGFERIRERVHRWA from the coding sequence GTGAAGCTCCACCTGGTCGACGCCACCTTTGAGCTGTTCCGTGCCTACTACTCGCGCCCGGAGGAGCACGGACCCGATGGACGGCCGGTCAACGCGGTCCGTGGCCTGATCGAATCGATGCTCTCCCTCCTGCGCGAGGATGACCTGACGCACGTGGCAGCGGCGACCGACCATGTCATCGAGTCGTGGCGCAACGACGTCTACCCGACGTACAAGAGCAGTGCCGGGATGGACCCGCTGCTGCTGGCTCAGTTCGACGACGCAGAGCGCGCACTTCGCGCGTTGGGCATCACCACCTGGGCGATGGTCGAGGACGAGGCCGATGACGCGATCGCCACTGGCGTCGCCCGCTTCGGCGACGATCCGCGCATCGGCCAGGTCGTCATCTGCAGCGTCGACAAGGACCTGTCGCAGTGCGTGCGTGGCGAGCGTGTGGTCCTGCGCGACCGGATGCGGACGATCACCTACGACGAGGAGGGCGTGGTCGCCAAGTTCGGCGTTCATCCCGAGAGCATTCCCGACTACCTGGCGCTGGTCGGCGACAGCTCCGATGGCTATCCCGGCCTCCCCGGCTGGGGATCGAAGAGCGCTGCGGCGGTCCTGGCCAGGTTCCACCACCTCGAGGCGATTCCGGCGTCGCCGCTGGAGTGGGGCGTTCCGCTGCGCAACGCGGTGCGCCTGGCAGCGACCCTCCAGCAGCAGCGCGCGGACGCCTTTCTCTACCGCCGGCTGGCGACCCTGAACGCCGATGCGGCCGTCACCGGTGACCTCGACTCCCTGGCATGGGGCGGGGTCCCGCGCGAGGAGTTCATCGGCCTCTGCGACGAGCTCGGATTTGAGCGAATTCGGGAGCGCGTTCATCGTTGGGCCTGA
- the cysS gene encoding cysteine--tRNA ligase, whose product MTLRLFDAQRGELVPFAPIGPGPVGLYVCGVTPYDTGHLGHAFTYLSFDVLHRYLEYLGHRVVYVQNVTDVDDDMLQRARESDEDYLVLGNRHLTTFLAEMAALNWLPPDRLPRATEHIPQMLDQIERLVASGHAYPADGHVYFSVNSWPTYGEVSKLSRDEMLPLALERGSRPEMPGRRDPLDFVLWQPSLSDEPAWESPWGPGRPGWHIECSAMSIAYLGNHFEIHGGGSDLAFPHHESEIAQAEAATGQRPFVEWWMHAGMVRYENDKMSKSLGNLVLVRDLLRSFSGDAIRLYLVSHHYRTEVTFRLADLEAAAVTAAHLRMANLVADQGDADPASLSPVVRQHRDRFLQAMDNDLDTPSAIPQLVALATLALEAPELAAREEASRVVRELGAGILGLRLAAASSLPEMGEAVGT is encoded by the coding sequence GTGACCCTGCGCCTGTTCGATGCTCAACGGGGCGAGCTCGTGCCTTTCGCCCCCATCGGCCCCGGTCCGGTGGGCCTGTACGTGTGCGGCGTGACCCCGTACGACACCGGCCACCTGGGGCATGCGTTTACGTACCTGAGCTTCGACGTCCTGCATCGGTACCTGGAGTACCTCGGCCACCGGGTGGTCTACGTGCAGAACGTGACCGATGTCGACGACGACATGCTGCAGCGGGCCCGGGAAAGCGACGAGGACTACCTGGTCCTTGGCAACCGCCACCTGACCACCTTCCTGGCCGAGATGGCGGCCCTCAACTGGCTGCCGCCCGACCGATTACCGCGCGCGACCGAGCACATCCCGCAGATGCTCGACCAGATCGAACGGCTCGTGGCGAGCGGGCATGCCTATCCCGCCGATGGGCACGTCTACTTCAGCGTCAATTCCTGGCCGACGTACGGAGAGGTCTCAAAGCTGTCGCGCGACGAGATGCTGCCGCTGGCGCTGGAGCGCGGCAGCCGCCCGGAGATGCCGGGCCGACGCGATCCGCTCGACTTCGTGCTGTGGCAGCCATCGCTGTCGGATGAGCCCGCCTGGGAGTCGCCCTGGGGTCCCGGCCGGCCGGGCTGGCACATCGAGTGCTCCGCCATGAGCATTGCCTACCTCGGCAACCACTTCGAGATCCACGGCGGTGGGAGCGACCTGGCCTTTCCGCACCACGAGTCGGAGATCGCGCAGGCCGAGGCGGCGACCGGGCAGCGCCCGTTCGTCGAGTGGTGGATGCATGCCGGAATGGTCCGCTACGAGAACGACAAGATGAGCAAGTCGCTCGGCAATCTCGTCTTGGTGCGTGATCTCCTACGCTCCTTCAGCGGCGACGCGATCCGGCTGTACCTGGTCAGCCACCATTACCGAACCGAAGTCACCTTCCGCCTGGCCGATCTGGAGGCCGCTGCCGTTACGGCCGCGCACCTGCGCATGGCGAATCTCGTGGCAGACCAGGGTGACGCTGATCCCGCATCTCTCAGCCCCGTCGTACGCCAGCACCGTGACCGCTTCCTGCAGGCCATGGACAACGACCTGGACACGCCATCGGCGATCCCGCAGCTCGTCGCACTGGCCACCCTCGCGCTCGAGGCGCCCGAGCTCGCCGCGCGGGAGGAGGCGAGTCGAGTCGTCCGCGAGCTTGGGGCCGGGATCCTGGGGCTGCGGCTCGCGGCCGCCTCGAGCCTGCCCGAGATGGGCGAAGCGGTCGGGACGTGA
- a CDS encoding ornithine cyclodeaminase family protein, producing MRIIDADQVRAAAPMPQLLDAVEDAYRDVAAGRDRSPIRSRIPMAGGDLLLMPGLRDGGAGASVKLVTVMPANAARGLPTIQALVAWFDAHSGEPLAILDGPALTAMRTGAASGVSTRLLSRLDARVLALFGVGAQAAWQVRAVMAAREISEVRIFSRTGSSREAFAASLAKELGADVRVLAAQSAEAAVRGADVICCATTSFEPVFSAEWVSPGTHVSAVGSFQKGMIELPPEIFAAAALVAVDSREAALEEAGDLVAAIDAGLLAADGFVEIGTIDRGWAVTRDPSAITVFKSVGLAIQDVAAAELVMANLGPAEGGAG from the coding sequence ATGCGAATCATCGACGCCGACCAGGTCCGCGCCGCGGCTCCGATGCCCCAGCTGCTCGACGCCGTCGAGGATGCATACCGGGACGTCGCGGCGGGCCGCGATCGGTCGCCGATCCGGTCCCGGATTCCGATGGCTGGGGGCGACCTGCTCCTGATGCCCGGCCTGCGCGACGGCGGGGCCGGCGCATCGGTGAAGCTCGTGACGGTCATGCCCGCCAACGCCGCCCGCGGGTTGCCGACTATCCAGGCGCTGGTCGCGTGGTTTGACGCCCACTCGGGTGAGCCGCTCGCCATCCTGGACGGGCCTGCCCTGACGGCCATGCGCACGGGTGCGGCGTCGGGAGTCAGCACCCGCCTGCTGTCGCGACTCGACGCGCGGGTGCTGGCGCTATTCGGGGTCGGGGCTCAGGCCGCCTGGCAGGTGCGGGCAGTGATGGCGGCGAGGGAGATCAGCGAGGTGCGGATCTTCTCGCGCACCGGCTCGAGTCGTGAGGCCTTCGCGGCGAGCCTGGCGAAGGAGCTGGGAGCGGACGTCCGTGTCCTCGCCGCCCAGTCAGCGGAGGCGGCGGTGCGCGGCGCCGACGTGATCTGCTGTGCGACCACCTCGTTCGAACCGGTCTTCTCGGCCGAGTGGGTCTCGCCGGGGACCCATGTCAGCGCGGTTGGGAGCTTCCAGAAGGGGATGATCGAGCTGCCGCCGGAGATCTTCGCCGCCGCTGCGCTGGTGGCGGTCGACTCGCGCGAGGCTGCGCTCGAGGAAGCTGGAGACCTAGTTGCCGCAATTGACGCAGGGCTGCTGGCCGCTGACGGGTTCGTCGAGATCGGCACCATCGACCGCGGCTGGGCGGTGACGCGCGATCCATCGGCCATCACCGTCTTCAAGAGCGTGGGGCTGGCGATCCAGGACGTGGCCGCGGCCGAGCTGGTGATGGCCAACCTGGGGCCGGCCGAAGGCGGCGCTGGCTAG
- a CDS encoding MFS transporter — MRLRPYLTLLRGNPAFTRLFAAQLISFAGDWFATVALLGLALQLTGSPAVASMLLVVQTGAFALASPLAGVLADRYDRRRLMIVADVARVPVALAFLLARDPDTLWIAFVAAALLSLGAAVFEPTSSASLPNLVEESELAEANVLIGSAWGTMLAVGAALGGLVAATLGRDVAFAVNAASFAASALLILGIRRSFRAASGGLPAAAPRHRERGGVAESIRLVLRFARGNRTLAALLLSKTTFGVGAGVIVLLAVFGRDVFKAGDAGIGILFAARGLGAFIGPFLVRSIVGVSERGLIGGIAASFAIFAVSYGLLPLAPILPLAALAVFAGHLGGGAQWTLSSYGLQRAAPDAIRGRVFSFDYGLVTLTMTLSTLVAGFLAERFSPAATTWTVVGLAAIAAIGWIAFARPVWRRPGD, encoded by the coding sequence ATGCGCCTGCGGCCGTACCTTACCCTGCTGCGCGGCAACCCCGCCTTCACCCGGCTCTTTGCAGCCCAGCTGATCAGCTTCGCCGGGGACTGGTTCGCGACGGTGGCGCTGCTTGGCCTAGCCCTTCAGCTGACCGGGTCGCCGGCGGTGGCATCGATGCTGCTGGTGGTCCAGACCGGGGCCTTCGCGCTGGCCTCGCCGCTCGCCGGCGTCCTGGCGGACCGTTATGACCGGCGTCGCCTGATGATCGTCGCCGATGTCGCGCGCGTCCCGGTGGCGTTGGCGTTCCTGCTGGCGCGGGACCCCGACACGCTATGGATCGCCTTCGTGGCCGCAGCCCTGCTCTCGTTGGGCGCCGCGGTCTTCGAGCCGACAAGCTCGGCCTCGCTCCCGAACCTCGTCGAGGAGAGCGAGCTGGCCGAGGCGAACGTCCTGATCGGGTCCGCATGGGGCACGATGCTGGCGGTGGGCGCGGCTCTCGGAGGGCTCGTCGCCGCCACGCTGGGGCGGGATGTCGCCTTCGCCGTCAACGCGGCATCGTTCGCGGCCTCAGCACTGCTGATCCTTGGCATCCGGCGGTCCTTTCGGGCAGCGAGCGGAGGTCTGCCAGCGGCGGCGCCGCGACATCGTGAGCGTGGAGGTGTGGCCGAGTCGATCCGCTTGGTCCTGCGCTTCGCGCGTGGCAACCGGACCCTGGCAGCCCTCCTCCTGTCGAAGACCACGTTCGGGGTGGGCGCCGGCGTCATCGTGCTGCTGGCGGTCTTCGGTCGCGACGTCTTCAAAGCGGGCGACGCCGGGATCGGGATCCTGTTCGCCGCCCGCGGGCTTGGCGCGTTCATCGGTCCCTTCCTGGTCCGGTCGATCGTCGGCGTCAGCGAGCGCGGACTGATCGGGGGCATCGCGGCCTCGTTCGCCATCTTCGCGGTCAGCTATGGGCTCCTTCCGTTGGCGCCGATTCTTCCGCTCGCCGCACTCGCGGTCTTTGCCGGTCACCTGGGCGGCGGCGCGCAGTGGACCCTCTCCTCCTACGGGCTGCAGCGGGCGGCGCCCGATGCCATCCGCGGCCGCGTCTTCAGCTTCGATTACGGGCTGGTCACACTGACGATGACCCTGTCGACGCTGGTCGCCGGCTTCCTGGCCGAGCGGTTCTCGCCCGCGGCCACGACCTGGACTGTGGTTGGCCTGGCGGCGATCGCCGCCATTGGCTGGATCGCATTCGCTCGGCCGGTATGGCGCCGGCCCGGCGACTAG
- a CDS encoding DUF2269 family protein yields the protein MPWRPIDEARFQLTWFPILLSAHVLLAVSLLAPSLAIPFLLRRQSASGEPSTIVRLLASLQGTGSVVIAIGLALTGVGLVLSLGTEILTQPWLLVALGVYAANLLVAAFLSRPHLRRLMRVREPESEGWRRQAKSARYMAYAMAVATGLIGFLMSTKPTLW from the coding sequence ATGCCATGGCGCCCCATCGACGAGGCCCGATTCCAATTGACCTGGTTCCCGATCCTGCTGTCGGCGCACGTACTGCTGGCGGTGTCATTGCTGGCACCGAGCCTCGCCATCCCATTCCTGCTGCGCCGGCAATCCGCAAGCGGCGAGCCGAGCACGATCGTGCGACTGCTTGCCAGCCTGCAGGGCACCGGCAGCGTGGTGATCGCCATCGGCCTGGCATTGACCGGCGTGGGCCTGGTGCTCAGCCTCGGGACCGAGATCCTGACCCAGCCGTGGCTGCTCGTCGCGTTGGGGGTCTACGCCGCGAATCTGCTGGTTGCGGCCTTCCTCTCGCGGCCCCATCTGCGGCGACTGATGAGGGTGCGCGAGCCGGAGTCTGAGGGATGGCGGCGGCAGGCAAAGAGTGCCCGCTATATGGCCTATGCGATGGCGGTCGCCACTGGCCTGATCGGCTTCCTGATGAGCACCAAACCGACCCTTTGGTGA